The Balaenoptera acutorostrata chromosome 2, mBalAcu1.1, whole genome shotgun sequence genomic sequence CAGTGAATTTACAGTCTAGTGAGGACACGAGCAACAGGTAACTTAAGACTTTGGTATGATAGATGCATAATAGTATTTATCCCAATAGACTATTATAGAGAAAGAGTAGTAATTAAActccttgaaaaaaatgtaaataagctCAAGATTGAAAATAGTGAGAGAATGTGGTGAGATCAAGctgaaaaaaaagagtttaggaTAGTTTAAGAACGTTATTTCCTGACCTCCAAATGGAGCAGGTGGATTGGAAACATAATGCAAAGATGACATTTCCCCATTTCTTTGCCTCTGCTGttcctctttttcttaaattctaaCACAACTGCTTCTTTTCCTACAAAACAGAATCCAATTGGTCAGTCCATTaaaccccaaaaagaaaccactTCAGAAGAGGATCTTATACCCACTACCCCTAAAAGAGCAAGACACATTATAAGGTGAAAATTACttgcttttatttgttaaaaCAACTTTATGAAATGATTTGCAATGCAAAATGTGGAAAACTGCTTTGAATAACTGGGAAAATAGCTACAGCATGGCAAAACATATGTAAACAAACTTCACTGCCACCAGACTAGACTCTACTAATTTATCTCAGATGGCATCACAGAGTAGCAATGGCAGCTTCTGGTAAATGGAGAAACAGCAGCAAAGTCCTGCAGTGAAGCTGTGATAAATTACTAAACTGAACTGTTCACTCCGCTAATCCTACAACTTCCCTACATTTATCTGTCTATACATTCCTACTTCCTACAGGACAAACACCCACCAAAGTGGTTCGAAAAGACAAATGAGATAGAAATTCACAATTATATTTGTCTACAAGACAAATCCAATAGAAGGCAGTGGAGGAAATTGGGAACTACTGCAAAGTTTTACTATCTAGTCCAGGTGATGAAAACAAAGTTTTCCTTTCAAGGCTGACCACTGTCAGGAATGAAATTAAGTATCAAAACTCTCTTCACTTCTCTAGGAGTGATTCTAGCTCTTCTTGCAAAGAGCTGAGCTGCTCCTTTTCTCGGTCTTCCTTTTGTTTCAGTTCATCCAGCACAGCCTGAAATCTGTTCTTGAGAGCCAGGTTTTCCACTTTCATGATGAGATCCTCCTGTCGCTTTGCCCTGTCCTGGGTCTCCTGGAGCTTGCCTTTCATGTTATCAATCTGTTTCTGAATTCCCATAACCAGCTGATTAGTTCCCTCGTTTTCTTGGTGTTGTTCATCTGATTCATTTAGCTTGTCCTGTAGCTGCCTTTCCAGATCTTCCTCAGTGTCAATGATGTTTATATCTTCTTCATCTTGATGCTGTGTCTCATCTTCATCTTCACTGCTGCTGCTGAGATCATTGAATATCTCCCGAAGCTCATCATGTTCTAATGAGTCATGGCCCTGCCTGTGGCCAGACATTCCTGGGGAAGCGATATCAAGGccttgattttctgtttcttttgtttcatcTTCAGCAATTATTTCCCAACGGGTACTGACAGCTTCAGCATCTGTGCTCAGCAACcgctttacttctttttccacATCTGGAGACTCAATATACTTCTTCTTTGCTGTCTTACGGAaccttctctttctgacattttttaGAGGCAGAGTAATTCCatggttccatataaactttttctctttgtccttatcctttttcttgcttgctttggGATCAGCAGAGGCAACTGGTTCCTCAACAGGAGGATAGAGATCACCATCAACTGTAGAGACAAGCATCTGACAGACATCAGCTGTCTTGTAAAAGGTTTTTTTatcaatggttttcaaactttccGTAACACATGGCAGATCTACCAATTTTGACGCCAGTGGGACCCGGTCCACTCTGACAATTCCATGACGCCCATCAGGGTGTAACTCAATTGACAGTCTGTCCTTCAGGTTGACATGACCAGACTGTACCGCCCGCCTCACAGTAGAGGCATACTCCGGAGGTAGGCGTAAGATAAACTGGCTCTCTAGTTCGTGAGGAGCATCATCTTTGCTCTTactcatctttatttctttgtgactcACTTTTTCTCTAATAACCACTTGTTGCACTAAAAAATTTCAGCTATTTCAACAGAAAGTCCAGTTCTTTATAAATTGAAGTCTTTAATTACGAAGAGTTCTAGGTAGAACAGCAACTAAGCGTCTATTCTGAATTAAGCCCCAAGTCTTTCTAAATATGCTGTGACAATACCAGTCGTTACTGACACATTGCCTTACTCAGGTCCATTTAAATCTATTAGCTGCAATACCAAGTTCCAACCTCTAGATGCCGCTGCAGGACAACGCAGGGAAAGCAAATGGCGGCTCCTACGGAACGGTTTTCGGCACAGAAAGTAAGGCTCAGCAGATACTCCCAATCCACAAACTCTCCCGGAACAAAGATACGCAAAAAGCGGGGCGTAGTGAGCTCTCTTCGCCTCGGGTACTTACAATCCAGTGACGGTTATAAGTCCAGTTTGTCCGGACAGGCGCGAGCGGAAAAGGAAGCCACTCAGAGCAAGGTGGCCGGGAGCCGAGCGTCTCCTTCCGAATTCCTTTGTTCTTCCCGGCACTTGGCAAAGCGATCCGCTGATTATCGGTGAAATGGCTCAGGACGGGCAACGCGAAATCTCGCCAAGAACCGCAGCTCCGAACGCCAGATTCTGCAACTCCGCAGCTCAGCGGGCCTCCGTCCGTTGCTGCAGACCTAGCCGAGAAAAAACAGGTACGTCACCACCCAGGACGCGAAGCTGCTGTGAGTCGCAACACCCCTCGGGCGGAAGTGCGGGCTGCCCCAGCGCGCGCAGGCGCAATGCGCGATTACGCTATCCGGCGGGTCTTGTCGTCTCGCGAGAACTTGGCCTTCACGGGATGAAGACTATGTTTCGTAAAGAGCTGTTGGTTTAAGAGTATTTAGAGAAAACGGTTCTAAGAAGGACATAGATTCTCCCGCCCGCCTCCGCTAAGCCAGGGCTTTTACCGGATCGCTGTGGGGCCGGATACCTCCTAGGCTTCCGGGTGATTGCCGGAGATAGGGCGTCCGTGCGGAAATGGTGTTTGTTTCTGGAAACATCTCGGCATCTCCACAGGCTATATTCAATCTGGAGCCGATAAAAGAA encodes the following:
- the LOC103004651 gene encoding transcription initiation factor TFIID subunit 7; amino-acid sequence: MSKSKDDAPHELESQFILRLPPEYASTVRRAVQSGHVNLKDRLSIELHPDGRHGIVRVDRVPLASKLVDLPCVTESLKTIDKKTFYKTADVCQMLVSTVDGDLYPPVEEPVASADPKASKKKDKDKEKKFIWNHGITLPLKNVRKRRFRKTAKKKYIESPDVEKEVKRLLSTDAEAVSTRWEIIAEDETKETENQGLDIASPGMSGHRQGHDSLEHDELREIFNDLSSSSEDEDETQHQDEEDINIIDTEEDLERQLQDKLNESDEQHQENEGTNQLVMGIQKQIDNMKGKLQETQDRAKRQEDLIMKVENLALKNRFQAVLDELKQKEDREKEQLSSLQEELESLLEK